A window of Onychostoma macrolepis isolate SWU-2019 chromosome 24, ASM1243209v1, whole genome shotgun sequence genomic DNA:
atgttcaagtggtgtgtgtgtgtgtgtgtgtgtggaagccCAGGTTAAAAAgaaagtacacttccataatgtacttaaaattGCTCTATTTTCATGCACCAATTTTGTagttaatatactaaaaatgattctttagtacttcttaagataaacttgaGATCAACTGTGCTATTCTGGGACACcgtgaatatgaactaaaatgtgcttttaacatactatctctatattaaaataaaaatgtatttagtcaccacttgtagcacacttgaacccatctttcatacgctcaagtgtgctacaagtggtgactaaatacatttttattttaatatagagatagtatgttaaaagcacattttagttcatattcacggcgtcccaaaatagcactggtgagtacacttagatgatcttaagaagtactaaagaataatttttagtatattaactacaaaattagtgtgtgaaaataaagcactttaattacattatggaagtgtacattttttttaacctggAAGGAACTGGAAGAAAGCAGAGTACGTCTGTTTCTGAAGCAtgcagcgccacctgctgttcAAAAGTAAGCTCAGAATCAATCCACAAATCGTGATGCATGGATTTGTTGTCCCAGCACTACGAAGATCTGAGATTCGAAGCAGTAATTACGAGCAGGCGATGGATTCCAGCTGCTGCTCGGCCTCGGCGGCCATGGCTGCGGCCTGGAGCTGCTCGGTCTCGCTCTGCAGCTGTTTGCGCTCGCTGTGCATGTTGTTCTCGTGTCTCTTCAGGTCGGAGGCTTTGGCGAAGGCCTTGGTGCAGGAGCCGCACACGAAGGGCTTCTCTCCTCGGTGGCGTCGCTCGTGGTCCTTCAGGTGCGACTTGTGTTTGAAGGCCTTATCGCACATCTGGCAGCTAAACGGCCGCTCGTTGCTGTGCACACGCTCGTGTTTCTTCAAATCCGGCGCGCGGATGAACGATTTCCCGCAGGCTTCGCAACGATACGGCTTGAAGCCCGTGTGGATCTTCAGGTGCTCCTTTAAATGCGCCTGAGTGGTGAAGGCTTTGGTGCAGATCTCGCAGACGAACGGCCGGTCGGCCGAGTGCAGCTTCTCGTGTTTCCTCAAGCGGTTTTCATCGATGAAGTTCTTTCCGCAAACTTGGCATGCTAGCTGATCGCGATGGCCGTAGAGCAGATACTCGAACTTCATGTCGGCGGCGGCTGTCGTCCATCCCGGCGGCTGCTCGTCTTTAACATCGCCCATGCTTTCAGCGAACGAAAGCGTTTGAGTGTGAGCCGCCAGCTCTTTGGGTTCTCCATCCATTGCTTCCACCTCTTGATCGTAGCAGCTCACTTTGTGCACCTCCTCCTGAGCCAGCTCCTTCAGAATGGCCTCCTGCACTCGTAACGCATTATTCGGCGATTTATCCAAATCGTGATTGCCTTGAGGCTCCTCTACGATGTCGTCCGAAGGCGCGTCATCTTGGTCGCCGAGCACTTGGACGTCGCTGTCTTGACTCAGCGGCGGATCTTCCGCCGGAAGCCCCATTTTCACCATGTCATACGGGAACTTTGCGTTCCTGGGGTCGTTTTTCTCGTCGGGCGACATGTCGCGTTTTTGCGAGCAGAGTTTGTCTAAAAAGCGTATGCCGAGGATCTGTCCCGAGGACATCATTAGATTCACATCCTTCTTCTTCACCGAGATCCTGGCGGTGTACATGTAATTCAGCACCTCCTCGAAGATGTCCGAGCGGATGAAGTCGATCTCGATGACGGACGAACTGTCCACTTCGTGTTTCTTAAAGAGTTTCTTGAAGTAGTTGCTGCACGCCGCCAACACACAGCGATGCGCCCTGAATTTCACATCCTCTACTACCACAGCGATGTCGCAATGCTCACCCTCCAAACGCTGCTCGTTTAGTAGCTTCAGAAAGATGGTCTTGTGCTCATCGTCCACATACTTCACAGTTTCGGACATGCTGGAGCGGGATCCTACGGGAAGAGCATGAAATATTGGTCAATGAATAAAAATAGCGATGGAATCGGATGATAATGCCACAAAACTTTTGGGATACACCATGgtatattaattaaacaatCATAACCACTACTTTAGGCTGATGACACACTGTAGCGATAGCACTGCTTCCTAAAGCTTGGAAACTTTAGTGAATCAATCAGTGTATCAAACTGCCAAAGTCACGTGATTTTAGTAAACGAGGCTTCATTACGGCATAACTATTTAGAAAAGTTTCAGAATTTCAATGGTTCACCGCTGAGGGGGGGTCTCTGTGAACCCATGAATCATACGAGTTCATTGAGATCGATCAGTTTCATCAATTTGTAGACATTTTAACGAGACAATTGTGTAATAAGAAGGATGAGAAGTAAATAGTCTCTTACTGGTTACTCTTACTTACAAAACGTTAccccgtgtatcatcagccttagGGTACGTTTACACAACAGCGATGTAGGGCTGCACGATCATGACAAAAATCGTAATTGTCGATTATTCCCTTGAAATTGTAATTGCGATTATCAGAATTTACATTGAACGATGTTTATACCATTGTTTGAAGCAACCGTGTGCCATGtttttacatgaaaataaactaaCTGAAAAACCTTTATTGCTTTTCTACAGTATTAAGCCTCAAATGTCAACTATACATTGGATTGGTTTctcctttaaattaaaaaaaaaaaaaagtaaaaaatatgtatctcaatgttatactaaaactaatattaaaacaatGGGAAAAACCCTTAAGATAATCTGtagaaagaaaaagaacatCTTAAGCAAGCAGAATAATATAAGTGGACATTGAACGATTAATTGCCGCTTTGAACAATTACGTAATtgtaatcgtgattaattgtgcagccctacaatGAGTTTTAGCGTTTTTTGACAAGTTTCGCGTACAGGCGACAACTTTGTCAAAACAATTTAGTGGACATTGTctgctaaaataactaaaagcgCTGTATTAAGCTGCCaagccagtagttggcgatggaAAGACTCGGACAATAAAGGCATTGTTTTCAAAAACCTGCACCcgttttcaaaagttttcagTCCCCCAAAACATCACTGTCGTGTAAGTAAACGGCcaaaacacaaaaacttttctgtttttagaAACTGTTGTGTAAATACAACCCCCTAGTTCCATAGAACTCGCATAGCCAAAAATCATGGCACTTATTATTGATGATACATACTTGCTATACATTCTTTAGTAatgctttgtttacattagtcaGACAGATAAATGCATAAACTGAATATCATGAAGTCTCTCCATGAATAATGTTCATGTATGTCTGAcaaaacaactgaatgaagTCTGCACACAcatcattattataataaataatcattagatcacatttgtgaccctggagcacaaaaccagtcataagtagcatcgattttttttttaatgccaaaaatcattaggatattaagtaaagatcatgttccatgacgatattttgtaagtttcctaCCGAAGATATaccaaaacttcatttttaattagtaatatgcattgctaagaacttcatttgaacaactttaaaggagattttctcaatatttagatttttttgctccctcagattccagattttcaaatagttgtatctcagccaaatattgtccaacaaaccatacatcaatgaaaagattatttattcagctttgatttataaatatttattcagatgatgtacaaatatcaatttaaaaaaaaattacccttatgaccagggtcacatttgattacacaataaatgcattaaaacacataTTTAGACGATACCTTGATGGACACATGATGTTTGTGGTTTGCTCTGAATGGACTGAAACGGGCCACAAACGCCGAGACTACTTCACCTCAAACACCTCCAAACACCTCCAAACAGACGAGCTGTGTTTTTAGCTCAATAAAAGACTGATTTGGTCTCTAAATATCTCGTTCTGTCCACAAACTGAAGTTTGATTCGCCTATTTAGCCGTTTCTGCGCTAGTCTGCTTCGCTTCTCTGGAAGCTAATCTTAGCATTAGCACATAAATCATTGCCGATGGCTTTAATCGACACTAAACGACCGAAAACGCCGAGCTCTCCGCAGCGTTTCGCGCTAGACGAGCCCGTGGAACCGTGGAGCGCCGATCAGCACCGGAACGCTCGGTAAACGGGACCGCGGCGCGCTGAGGCGGATTTAGTGGCGCGAGCTGCGCGGGCCATGAGGAACACTCCCGCGCCGGGCGCGCGCAGCCATCCCGCGCAAAACATTATGCAATAATTCAGCAGCCGCTTCGGTCCGCTCCAAAAATCTATTTCTTACCTTTATTGTGCTTTATTGTGATCCACTGGGAAAGTGTGTGTTAAATGTCACGAAAGCCAGTGCAGAATTTAATACTTTGTTGTTGTGTGCGAGGCCGAGGACGAGCACAGGCGGAAGGACGCGCTGcgcagggttgccaggttttcacaataAAACCCGCCCAACTGCTGCTGAAAACTAGCCCAAAAATCGCATTCCAGGGGGTACAAATACACATTCTTTTGGCGGGGTTCTCCTGGTAGAATTCAGCATTCCAgcccacatgaaaaaaaaaatactaatttagtgtttttgagccatactatagtaaagtgtgttttactgtatatattacagtatttacaacactttgttaatgaatgctacagcatactgtatagtgaactgataaactgtaataaacactgtagtatactttagtttttactacggtaaactgtagtgtattgtagTATAATATACCCTATAGTTGTAGAAAACAGTACAGTCTTGGgtaaagtaatttgtttatattactatagttgttatattaccacagcaactatagaattaccacaataaattaattcatgtaCTTTACTATAGTGTGGTTCAAAAACACAACagtattactatagtattttttagGGGCTAAATATCATAGATAGGCCTATattcagtgttggggagtacatgtaacggaattacggaatttaattattacataaatgtaactgtaatcagttacagttactgagaaaacaATTGTacttaaattacagttacttatgaaaatgttaacgattacaaaggggTTTGATTTCTTTCACAAATTGCATTGGCTGCTCTAAAATATAAGACACcgatgtttcaggagtttaggacacatgcttattccataactgttttatttcctatttgggtttatgctttattttttatcatagctgtgcaaagatttgatttgaaAAACAGTATCTTAGCCATTAAactattttttgttattattttaaatctgtatttaacctcagaatgatctcaaagtaaaaagaggtgctaaagtctgattttgtggttggctgtgctttaaaattaaatgattataatcttaattcaattttgaagtctgacagtaatcagtgttgaggcTGCTGTAAGGTTAACTCTGCCTtagatgttttaaaatgaaacattcgTTCATTTTTGGAACGGTCCGCGAACCCTCGAGCAGAGATGTTTATGGAGATGAGAGGATCACGTGTGCAgtaataaccaatcacattacagcATTGATGTCATTGAATTTCAGTCAGGGTTGTGCGACACTCAATCGCCATTTACGGATACCATAGGAATGAATGAGAAGTGCCGTAAACTCAATCCCACCTGTCGCAAAAAGTCAGTGACTTCTcttataaaacaacatttttttgtgtgtgtggtaaaCTCTAAAAATGTAGAAGATTAGCAGCTGTCGATTCATTAAATGATGAGCTGTTTATTCAGCCTCTCTTCTATTGACATCCATTCAATAAAACAGCCTCTGCATGGTCTCCTTTCCGTTAGCATTAGCCGTTACGCTTTTTTGGCTAATG
This region includes:
- the zbtb14 gene encoding zinc finger and BTB domain-containing protein 14, with the translated sequence MSETVKYVDDEHKTIFLKLLNEQRLEGEHCDIAVVVEDVKFRAHRCVLAACSNYFKKLFKKHEVDSSSVIEIDFIRSDIFEEVLNYMYTARISVKKKDVNLMMSSGQILGIRFLDKLCSQKRDMSPDEKNDPRNAKFPYDMVKMGLPAEDPPLSQDSDVQVLGDQDDAPSDDIVEEPQGNHDLDKSPNNALRVQEAILKELAQEEVHKVSCYDQEVEAMDGEPKELAAHTQTLSFAESMGDVKDEQPPGWTTAAADMKFEYLLYGHRDQLACQVCGKNFIDENRLRKHEKLHSADRPFVCEICTKAFTTQAHLKEHLKIHTGFKPYRCEACGKSFIRAPDLKKHERVHSNERPFSCQMCDKAFKHKSHLKDHERRHRGEKPFVCGSCTKAFAKASDLKRHENNMHSERKQLQSETEQLQAAAMAAEAEQQLESIACS